Genomic window (Tripterygium wilfordii isolate XIE 37 chromosome 11, ASM1340144v1, whole genome shotgun sequence):
TAGTTTTAATGTGTTGACTTGGTGGAAGATTAATTCATCTAGGTTTCCTATCCTTTCGGTTATAGCTCGGGACCTCTTCgcaattccaatttctacagtgGCATCTGAATCTGCATTTAGTATAGGTGGACGAGTGTTGGATTCATTTAGGAGCTCCCTCACCCCTCATATTGTTGAATCGCTTATTTGTGTGGAGGATTGGATTGGAAGTTTACCTTTTCAGAAATTGATGGAGGAAGATTTGGGAGAGCAAGAGGCATTTGAACAAGGTAAAATAAAACTAAGACCATTACTTTTTTTATACTTTATATAAATGAATTATGAATGTTTATTTGACTATTCTTTCTTCTTACTATAGAGATGGCTAGGAATAACTGATAAGAACAATGGTGCAACAACTGCCAACTAAGACTCGATTTTGGCAAAAGGTATGAGAATGTGACTATATAATCTATATAGTCTTACTTAATTTTTAAGTTTCAACATTACTTATTATTTCTTAATGTGTGATGTTTTAACACTTCattctttgttttattgtttttcttataGGTGATGGTGACTGACTGACTGGTCTAGTGATCTTTGGCTGATTGGCTTGGCCTTGCCTCTTTGTTGGCTATTTGCTTTGTGGCTTATGCCTCTTTATATTTGGTGTTCAACAGTTTATTGTATTAGAAGTGGACTTTTGGACTGTTTTGGATAGCTTAGAGTATAATTGATTTATTGTATTTGTCTATTTGAAgtcttatttgaatttttttccagtttttgtactatatttttgaACTCTGTAAAttgtaatatttttattttgagtgaACTGTCCAGATTTGAGATTTGTATGAAGAATTTGTATTGGCCGGTTTAAACCGAATAAACCGATCCGAAACCGAATATTTCGGTTCGGTTTATAACGGTTTATACTTCATCGACGGTTTGGTCAGGTTTGGTTAGAATACAAACCGAATAAGTTCGGTTTCGGTTTGAAAATGGACCAAAACCCGATATTTACACCCCTAGCTATATTGACATGTTTAACAGGTACAGTGAGTGATATTGTGGTATTTTgacaatatcaaattaatttctTATAATCAAGATTTTGAAGGATACGATGTATATTATAAGTTGATGGAAGAATAAATTATGTGGGAATAAGGTGATTAATCTAACTTATATACACAACAAATCACAAGTAAAATCGCAAGAGAAATTGTGAAATGAATAGTAATGACAAATCACAAGTAAAATCACAGGAAGATTTGTTGGCGATTATTTTCACATTCTAAGAAATATCAACTACCATTGTATGTGATAACGAAAGACTTGGCTACTTATATATCGATAAATCAGTATGTTTCTATAGAAGTATGTTTTTTATGCTTAAGAGGGAGGAAAGAGTAAGCCTGTGATAATAGAATGAGCAAACACATAAACAAGATAGCTTACATCTTTATCCCgtcacttttttttccttttctaaagAAATGAACTTTAAGTGGTAGGGTTGCACAAAACCCGTAAGCAACCGGACCCAACCCGTGATAAATTCGACCCCAATCCTTAAAGAACAATTCAAATATAGGTTGAAATAGCTTACCCGTTTACAGAACCTTCATCTAACCCGATCCGTATTAACCTAACCCGACCTTACATACATAAAACGACCTCGTTTTATCTATACATAAACATAACTATGTAAATCAAATATCCTAACCCTAATAATCTCTCACTCTCACGACTCTCTACTCTTAGACTCTCACCAGCAACGACGCACTTCCTGCCTCTTGGTTCCTACTTCCGACACGCGAACTAGCAGACTTGCAGTTGCAGCCTTGTAGGTCGCTACTACTGCCTACTGCTTCCACGTTTCCCATACGCGAATATCACAAAGTCAGTCTCAAGTAGGATCTCTCACTCTCTCACGATTTCGAATCGATATCACAAGAGAAGGAGCAAGCCCAGAGTGGGCTACTGGTAGAAGGCACTGCCCCAAGCCCAACCTCTGCCATTGCTTCTTAAGGTTCTCTATTGTTCTGTACTTCTCTCTACCAAGTGCCAACCCTTATAACTACTTGTAATAttgatttgattgttttttcTGATTGATTTGCATAAATGATTGCTATTCAACTATTCATGCTAATAAAAAAATGTCCATAGTGACTTACTGTCATTGACTTTATATTCGGGTGTTTATTGGTTTCGTTAATTGGGTGTTTAGGGGTTTGCTTCTTAAGGTTCTCTATTGGTTAATCATGTGTTTAGGGGTTTGGttaattgaatatttttctatgaatattatttttgattagttttgaattaTATTTTTGACAGGTTCATGTTTAAGAACTTTGAATATGTTGAACTTAATTGTGAATACTGAATACTTGAATAGACAGGTGAAAGTTACTTCTTAATTTGGGTCATATATGCATGTCCCCTTGTTTAGGACTCCAGTGCCAGGCCCAAGCGGCAGACCAATTCCAAACTGAGCAGAACCTATTATAAACCTGACCCAACCCATATCTATCCGACCCCAAACCCGCATGAAACCGAACCAACCCAACCCCCTAGAAATCAAAGGTCAGTTAAGGATTTGATGATGTGCAATCCGAACCTTACGGGTCAGATGAGGTATTCTCCCAAAACCAACCCAAACCAACCCATGTGCAGCCCTATTAAGTGGTGTTTCTTTGATTATCTCACTGTAGGAATATGTAATTACTTGgccaatatatattataatgaatTTTCCTCCGCACATTTTTTAAGGAGTATATTACTATGGAATGATCAAGTTTCCTCTCGAATATCCATGTTTCCAGATTGCGTTTGTTGTGAGTATATTATCCATTATGTGGATCAAAAATTTTAAGTAAGtttgttgtgaatatattttacCCAAGCATATCTCTTGAAACAATGACTTTGTCAGCAAAGAACAATGGCGATGAAGATTTTCTTGGTCTTTGATGCAGCTCTTGCTTTTATGACAAACATATATGAAAACAGAGACGGGTCTGACACAACAAATCCATACCAAGATTTTTTCTTAACAAATAACTATGACAATGCAGGGCCAATAATTGAAGTTGAACATCTTAATTGTATTTGCTTATCAATttacttctttttccttttgttgaaGCTTTTTTgtcatatattatttattatgtcACTAGGCTCACAGCAGTGATGATCtcccattttgattttttttttctttatttcattCATGGTGATTGAGGTTTTCTCATGCCTTCTTTTTGTTATTGGAAGTTCTTCTTGCATTTGCTCTCAATTTTCATGAATAAATTGGCTGAAAAATATCAAAGAAAGTGATTTGCATTCAAATAAAATTGTCAATTCTTTTTGTATGATCTTCGGTTGGCCGACAGAGCATCCCTTAAACAATTACATATCGgaaaaacaaaagttaaatctaataaaaaaaacttcagcAGTTGgtatcttgatttgtttgaaggCAATGAGCTCGCAGCGGAGCGCAGGTGATTTGCTAGTTGTTCTTTAAATGCCCATATAAGCTTGGTGTGATTTTTCTTGATTGTACTTGAAAATTAATGTCGTTTCAAGTATGATATATCTCAAGGATGACATTATCCAAATATAAAGCAAAGAGATATACATAAAGTTTTCCATTACGGGATTTCTTCAGCTTTTATGAGCTCAAGAGAAATCAtataaatgaatgaagatgaagCATTTTTTATCACATTCGGTTGCTTGCCTTACTACACTTCCATTCTTGATCTATGTAAAGTCACTCATATTTGTGAATATGAATTGGTTTTGTGTCGCTTAATGACATGATAACGCCATGTTTCGATGTTAGTCTTACGTTTCGATATTAGTGTTTTTATTGGACCGGATTGATCTGAGGTGACCGTCTCATAGCTATATATTTTCATGTGGCCACATAAGTTTTAAACTATTTCTTTGGtctaattattttcttaaaccTATTTTCTTACAAGTGACAAAATCAATTAAAGTCGCCCAAGTGAGCGAATGTTGGAATAATTTCAACTATAAGGTTAATTCCAacaataatatgggcttatttaattgtgattttgattttataaaatGAACCAAAGGCTATAGCTCTTGAGACAATGTGGTATGCCTAATTTTGTGTGATTCCTAAAGTTACGATCTATAAACACACCTCATTGGTATTATGTAGTATGTATGGGTTTGGGCAAAATTAAGTGTAAGCTCAATTATGTCCCATATAAAGTTTATTAAAGGGTTAGGTCCCCTCTCCACTCTAAAACTTTTACGGAGCCTATTATGCCCACAAAAGTCTAGAGCAGGAGAGGAAGACCTCTgtctaattttttatttctgttttgCAGGTTGTTGATCAAGAAGGAATCCATGGTTGAAATTGGTATGTAGTCTAATACAATTTTCGGATGTTGATCATGCTTTACAATTTATGGTTTAAGTTCTTGTATTTGATCTAACTAAGTTCTTACAAAAGAGACAATAGGACATCAGATGGGATGGCCTGGAACACAAGGAGGAAGAGAGCAAAGAAAAGAGACAACTAAAtatgaaacaaattaaaatagaaaaaaagaaataaactatAATGGAGATTAACACCTTTCTAAAAACATTTTCAGagatataaacaaataaaaaacaaacaaaacatatatcagataaacaaataaattaatatagatAGTCGACGATATCAGATTGAGTTGAAAATCGCACAGTTGATTCTAAGTAGCGTGTACTTTCAAAATAGTGACTATTTTCACTATTCTTGTTGATTTTTAAGCCtttaaatatgaaaattttcaaatttattagtgttgtcaccaaaaagtggcccaaggtggtgaTGAATTACAGGTGTGTCAAGgtttatagtttcctacactaatttgaatgaaatgcacccaATGTAAATAGGACTTCTATCTTGaatgaactatcttgggacctcaatagttctaggtttcCCAACTCCattgaagtgcgctttgttgagattggaatgaagaaaaatatatagacaccaagaacaatgtaCACAATGAttgttggcattgaaacttgacaagaataaatacaaaggaatttggaatgaacaatatgatatttgctcgaaattgacaaggatttagAAAGTAATTAGAATGCTAGATGCTCGGAAGCTTGATAGTGCCTttaggcttgagtttttgtctgtctgtctgtttgactgttttttgtgttttgtctcttcctcttctctgtCTATCTACCATCTTTTATAAGCTCTGTCTTGGACGAAATTCTCCCTCCATATACCATGATCTTGTTGCAGTTATCCCCTCATTTGTGCCATGTTCTGTCAGTTAGAGGCCACTACCACCTCTTTATATAAGCTTTTCCCTTTCTTCTCTCATAGGCTGCCATGTGGACCGCCTTGTTGTAACTGCCATAACCTCTTAGGCCATGCTTCTCAacaattgggcttctcttcctctccaatatGGGCTTATAGGCTGTAATATTCCAGATAACAATAAGCTGCACCATGGGCTTTACACATGTTTTAAGcccattaggcccaacatatttttggtgtgAACAATTGCCCCCCCAGCTTGAATTCAACTATTCAAAGTTGGATTCAAAGCTGATTTTTCGGCCCTCTTAAAATCCTTGTCAAATGTCAGTTACcatcaaataaaatccattcgaaattcaaactcttctcttacctcatttaatttgaccAGCTACTGCTTCTAGGGCTTCTCCCATTCTCGCACGCCTCTTTACTTCCTAATTTGTTTGAGAAAGCTCTCAccttttcttttgtgtggcctgtggccatctaatctcttttattcataatatgcggccACTAAGGCCAGCTCATAATTGCCGCTAAAagcctgcttttacattctttatacCATTATAGATGTAGATTCtcaaatgcttgggaaatatgaCTTTAAGTATTTACCattgataaatctcttatgtggctGACCATCCA
Coding sequences:
- the LOC120009941 gene encoding zinc finger BED domain-containing protein RICESLEEPER 1-like, whose translation is MYEESIAIEVVEKVKSTTFKMFNEYKNEHLVQNPLPSESSSSFAAIRIEEQSAENRAKVRFRLLHSEVGGGENLAELDKYLGEGIENVKDGDSFNVLTWWKINSSRFPILSVIARDLFAIPISTVASESAFSIGGRVLDSFRSSLTPHIVESLICVEDWIGSLPFQKLMEEDLGEQEAFEQEMARNN